TCCCCACTTGCTATTGTAAGATTAATTTCAAAAGTTGCATTTCTTATTAGTATGAagattttaatattaatttatgcAAACTTAATTTGGTAGTAATATTAggtttagataatgcatcactGAGCTGAAGCTATATACTTCGAATACATTAGGAATTCATATTTATTAGTTTTGACATAATTAATGTATGTCTATATTTCCTTTGAATCACACGGAGTTGGTGACTAACATTCATAGTTACCATGGCATGCataataacatttaacaacGTGTACAATAtgttatgtaatttttatttaactttgaGAATGTCACAAGACTAGTTGTTAACACTGTAAGATTCATATCATAATGCAGATTGACAATTCCAAACCATTAATTATCACTGGAAACTCTTTGGGAGGATCTGTTGCTACTTTGTTCACCTTATCACTGctagaaaaattcaatttttcaaaaaccaaaggTCCACTTCGCATCACTTTTGGTTCACCCCTTATTGGTGATGAGAATTTGCAAGAAGCCATATCTAAATATGCAGCATGGAACTCTCGCTTTTTGCATGTAGTTTAAAACCAGGATCTAGTTCCCAGAGTCTTAATTAACGGTTACCAGCCTTTTGGCACATTTCTCTTCTGTTCAAAGttgggtttttcttgttttgaggGCCATCAAACCATTTTGGAGTTGTTGACGGCAACCAATTGAGGAACTCTTGAAAATCAAGATCCTAATGAAGTTTTTGAGTCCTATGGAACATTTGTGAAGGATCCTTAATTGATTGGACTACAACACCATTATGGGCAGGCATTATTACACAACTAGTAGCAATCGGACTGGTGCAATCACAGGTAACTCAGTTACAACTCTTTTTGGATCATATATAATTAGAATGCTTATTTGAGCTATGTCATTGTATGGTACAGATAATGTTACACCTAGGCAATACACTAAATAGAATAATGTAATGAATGAAATACTTACGAATTAAGTATTAATAACTAACCAAAGCCTTTACTGTTTCTTACATGGATAAACATTACTACAATTTGAAATCTTTGTCTTTGTCCTTGTGATGTCTCAAAACTCCCCTTCTAGCCCAACTCATTTTTACAAGTTATATATTGCAGCAACAACAGAACGTTGACATCAACATTATCATTACAAAGATAGAAAAACAGGCAAAAATTATGGCAATTTTAAACTAGTAGGCTTTTGATCCCACCAGGGGGTTGAATGACATTAAAGTGTATATGGCCTATCTAGAACAGTATAAGAAGGTGTCTAAAGACAAGAGAGTTGGATACTATGATAGATACAAGAATAAACTTGATACAAGTGATATTAAGGTGGTAGAGTATATGAGATGCCTCACATGTTACTGGGAAGAAATGGTTGATCAAGCAGAGAAAAGGCCTCAGACAGTAGGTGCCTCCCTTCGTACCCGTTCACTCTTTGGGGGAACAAATTACCGAAGGATGATTGAACCACTGGACATAGCTGATTACTACAAGGCAGGCAAACAAGACTACATAAATCAAGGAAGGTCAAAACGTTACATAATATTAGAGCAATTGctgaaagaaacagagaaaccTTCAAGTGGTCCAAATGAATTGAAGAAACAGAATGTGGCGTCAAGTCTGACAAAGGATTCTTGCTTTTGGGCACATGTTGAGGAGGCTCGCATTTCATGCAAATTGCTGAGTAGCGGAGAATCAAATGAtatggagaaagaaagaaacaaattgaTTGAGTTTGAAAACTATGTATACGGTTTGATGAAAAATTATGCAGTATCTTCTGAGATTTTCTTACCTGGGAGCAGCTTCATGACATGGTGGAGAGACTATAGAGAGATTAAGGGAACTTTTTATCATTCACATCTCACTAGCTTAATGAATAATGAAGAGAATTATGACAAGTACGCTAAGGGCCGCTTGGTGATTCCCTGAAGGTTTATATGATTTTGATCACATATTTCAATAATTATGTGTGCACTTCCCTTCAAACATTTATGGTATTTTGAAGCCATTCCCTAATAGATtgtaaattaaagaaaatcatcttttcaacttttttattatttttataaaattttcatgtcTTGCTTTTGCCATTTTTGGGTTGGATACTTGGATGTATGTGAGCACATTTTGGATGAGCATAATTCTCCTCAACAAGACCATTCATGTTTTGCCAAACCCTAGAGTCTTAATTTCACCCCCACAATCCTTCTGCAACTGAAATGGATTCACAAACTTGAAGTTACAAGCCGTGTGAGGCTTTTCTCGTGTTCGTAATTCGATAAATTTGGGGTCTAAGCTAGAGGTGGTGATTCGTGTTCATGGGTCGAGTTTGTGTCGTGTCAACTCATAAGTATTCGATTATATAGGTCAACTCTAAcccgacatgtttattaaacgggtcaaaaTTCCTCAAccttaacacaacccatttattaaacgggttagtcATGTCGACCtgtttatcagattttatcaaaatgaagaaaaaaaaaaaaactaattttagtactaaccaaattgatatgaattatgaaaaatcaaataaataaatatttataatataaatttcagAACTAACGAGTAACGgcatcacaaataattattcaaaactaaagcatatctcaatgtcacaaataatcaattataatatgtcaaagaaaataaatcacaacaactaataagtttatatacctagggtttgaagggtatattggtaaaatgtcatttatttAAACGGGTCAAACGGGTTTCATGTGATGGACACTAACCCAACCCGTTTATTTAATAGGTCAGTCATATCAACTCAAATATGACACAAACACATTAAGCCTCAATCCATAATCTACTAATTTCATATTGTGTCATGTCGGATTAGCGAGTCGTGTTCAATTTTGTCACCCCTAGTCTAAACTAGTTTAATTAGGTAGTATCTTTGGAatatattgtataatttattttttgaaaagctCAATATCATATATTAGGATTAGCCATATTAACAAACAATTTCACCCaataagaatattttattttaatgtattaaacgattaattaaaaaaaaaaaaacactctttcATCTTGCGCTTTACAAAACCATCAaggggttttatttatttatttatttatttatttatttatatatatatataaaagaactaaaaaaattcaatgtcaCATTGTTTACAAGTTCTTTTTCCATTTCACCATACACAACGAAAACAATCACATTCACGACCCTCAGCCCTAAATTTTCTCAATACTTTTAAAGGGTACATTATCATATGTAAAACTGCAACtcttaaaaatatattcttGTTTTGGTCTACTAAGCTACTTGTTTCATAATCAttacagaagaaaaaaagaaaacagaaacaaagaatggaagagaacaatctaaaatgatgaaatttacaaaaaatttcaaaaagaaataggTCTCAGAATCATGATTTGGTAAGCCACTTCAAGTTGATATCTTTCTTAGCCACAATTACCTTTAAATTGGAGAAGAATTCCTCAAAAGGCTCCCATAACTTGGCCCTCTCTTCATCACATACCACAAGCCTCAACTCCTTGAGCTCAGTAATTGATGACGGCAACTGCTTACGCAATCTTAGGCACTCTTTCATGTGTAACTCTTTCAATTTATGCAACTCACCGATGTGTTGTGGCAACTTGATAATACTTATGCAGTCAGATATGTCAAGAATGCGTAACTTATGGAGGCTTCTGATTGACTCTGGCAACTCTGACAATTCGGTACAAGACCTAAGCCTTAGCACTTCTAAATTCACCAACTTTCCGATTTCTTCAGGCAATTCAGACAACTTATGACAATTGGTGATGTTGAGTTTTTTTAGGTGGAGAAACTCACACAACCATGCAGGCAATTCCACCAAATCATTGCAATAGTCAATGTTTATCTCCATTAGAATTGGAAATGAATCTGAAACTTGTATAGTAGAATTCCCAAAAGTTTGACCAATATTGCACATAAACAAAGATAATTTCTTCAAACTCCTCAATTGTACAAGGGTATTGCAAAGGGAAGAAATTGAAACCTTCTCTAATCTAATTCTCTTTAGATGGTGGAGAGAACTGAGTAGCTGAAAATTACTTAATTCAGCAGGAAAGAAATCATAATTAGTGACAATTATAACCTTGAGTTTATCCATAATCTTCACAAACTCAGGTAAGGTGTAATTCCTTGTTCGAAGATTCAGAATTAAAGCCTCAACTTCAGGTGCTTGAATGTTGCACCAACTTGACGAAAACTCCccatctgcaaaaaaaaaaaattccatatgGTGTGACAAGATACTCGTTAGTAGGTTACTGTGTGTGTGCCTTTGTTAGAGAGAAAAATGTACCAACCAGTAGAGATAGATAATAAGCGTGCATTGATATGTTGTGGTTTCATCCACCAGTCTGGTAGATTGTTTTCCCTGATGTCCACAATCAGTCTTGTCCTTTCTATTATTGGCTTCTGGCTGCTCAATTGGATAGCCAGCTCCCTAAGAAGATCATGTTGGGTGACAAATTCTTCATTGTAATAGTAACTGACCTCTTCTGCATCTTTCCTGGTGAATGACCAAAAGTATAAGCTTATAAGAGATTCAAATGCTTCAGTCCTCacataagaaaaatatacattCTATGGCAATTGAACTTAGTTGTGGATTCGATAACAAAGACATGGATTGAGACAATCAGTTTCTATCTGtaccaattaaaatcaaatgGCTATAAGATAAGCAGCAAAAATGTATAGActactaaaagttgaaattccCCTCTTTTATTGGGCAGAGTAATTGGACCCCTTATTGTTTATCGTTTGATATAAaattccttttttctcttttaagtaATCACCTTTAGCATCCttggtgtgtatatatatatatatattatcaattgtggcCAGAAGTTGATCAAGCTAGAAGACATAATGCAATATTTTGGGCCTTAGGTCATGTATAGAGATATCACATCACAAATAGCGACTAGAAATGATCAAATGAAGAACTTATCCTACAAGAAAATCACACTTTAGAAATCAGAAGTCTGAACAAACCTTTTCATTACAAGACTAGCCAAATTCCGACTGTTGAGTTCATGCAAATTAGCAATAGCATGGACATCATTCTTGCTTGGTTCATGTAATTCTGTCCAAATATCAATGAGGGCAGTAGCAGGGATACTTTGGTCTTCAGGAAATGAACCTAGGTCCATGAAATACTCTTTGAGGATGATCTTGTCAGCAGAAAAGTCTAGACATTTTTGGAGACAAGCAAGCACCTCATTATCAGAGTCAAAAATAGAATGACCTTCAGACCATCCCATTACTTCACTTTGCCAAACCTCTACAGGCTGCCCACAGAGTGAACCACCAATCACTTCAAGGGCTATTGGCAACCCCCCACAGTATCTCACTATCTGCAATTCAAGGaaccaaataaaattagttCTTGTCCATAGGTTACAAGGGTAATATTGGTCAAGACTGTTTTTTGTCCAAACGCTAAACCACTGTTTGTTTGGAAATGTGAAAATTGCCTTTTGtatgactttttttctttcttttcccttgtCTTCACTCAAGTTTTGGGGAcaattctttctcaaaaaaaaggattttgggGACAACTGGTTTGCcggaaacaaaacaaacaagctTAAATATAATGCATGTGCAAGTATGAAAACATGATTTGGGCAAGTATATATGGTATATGGATCCATCAACCCAAAAATAGAATGTATATCTTTGGTCATATGCACACCTTAACCCAAAAGGCAAATGTACAAACAAAATTAaccatatttcttttatatatatactgacAAAGTACCTTTTCCATATCTTCTTCTAGTATGTAAGAGCTCCGATCTTGCATTGATGCTGAGTGACAAAAAAGTCTCATCGCATCTTCTTGATCTAATGGATTTAATTTAAATGTAAACTTAAATCTTGAAAATGCTTTTCTTGAAGTCACCACAATCTTGTAATTTGGAATATTAAACTTGAACTTATCAATAAGGGATTCAGATTCAGGCCAGACATCATCCAAGATCAACAATATGGGTTGACCAATTTGATTCAGCAGTTGCTCCAGCTGGTTGATTGCATCTTCATCACTTTGAAACTCAAGGTACTCATCACCAATATAACTAAATAGGTTTTGTACAATGACCTTCAGGTTGGGAGTTTTTGAAACgttgacaaaaaatatattgCCCATATATTTGCCTATCCAACACAATGTAGTTAGAAAGCTGCCACCAAGGCA
This genomic stretch from Quercus lobata isolate SW786 chromosome 3, ValleyOak3.0 Primary Assembly, whole genome shotgun sequence harbors:
- the LOC115981427 gene encoding senescence-associated carboxylesterase 101-like, coding for MAYLEQYKKVSKDKRVGYYDRYKNKLDTSDIKVVEYMRCLTCYWEEMVDQAEKRPQTVGASLRTRSLFGGTNYRRMIEPLDIADYYKAGKQDYINQGRSKRYIILEQLLKETEKPSSGPNELKKQNVASSLTKDSCFWAHVEEARISCKLLSSGESNDMEKERNKLIEFENYVYGLMKNYAVSSEIFLPGSSFMTWWRDYREIKGTFYHSHLTSLMNNEENYDKYAKGRLVIP
- the LOC115978980 gene encoding probable disease resistance protein At5g66900, with protein sequence MPDLAAEGAVGAAFGVGFGSLHDAVKHVVGRIIMFKSELKRLESTLDGVAAKVREIKELSQALNFPEEETKSLIEQMKKGTELVDKCSKIKIWNYCFKAYSYSSKLSKLNEDIEKFCQVNLIVQNTRNGLETLSLVIQNTEIGLETLTGVNQNTRVGLDTLAEVNHNTRIGLEALTELNQNTTIGLETLADVNYNTRIGLETLAEVNHNKRIGWKTLTEVNENKRTLDLVLKHVESQNSDMKKKYGFSCAVPKLRDYIVGFDLHLKELKRELLKEEVSVLIVTALGGCGKTTLVKMLGWDEEIIGKYMGNIFFVNVSKTPNLKVIVQNLFSYIGDEYLEFQSDEDAINQLEQLLNQIGQPILLILDDVWPESESLIDKFKFNIPNYKIVVTSRKAFSRFKFTFKLNPLDQEDAMRLFCHSASMQDRSSYILEEDMEKIVRYCGGLPIALEVIGGSLCGQPVEVWQSEVMGWSEGHSIFDSDNEVLACLQKCLDFSADKIILKEYFMDLGSFPEDQSIPATALIDIWTELHEPSKNDVHAIANLHELNSRNLASLVMKRKDAEEVSYYYNEEFVTQHDLLRELAIQLSSQKPIIERTRLIVDIRENNLPDWWMKPQHINARLLSISTDGEFSSSWCNIQAPEVEALILNLRTRNYTLPEFVKIMDKLKVIIVTNYDFFPAELSNFQLLSSLHHLKRIRLEKVSISSLCNTLVQLRSLKKLSLFMCNIGQTFGNSTIQVSDSFPILMEINIDYCNDLVELPAWLCEFLHLKKLNITNCHKLSELPEEIGKLVNLEVLRLRSCTELSELPESIRSLHKLRILDISDCISIIKLPQHIGELHKLKELHMKECLRLRKQLPSSITELKELRLVVCDEERAKLWEPFEEFFSNLKVIVAKKDINLKWLTKS